Proteins from one Triticum aestivum cultivar Chinese Spring chromosome 7A, IWGSC CS RefSeq v2.1, whole genome shotgun sequence genomic window:
- the LOC123147169 gene encoding RING-H2 finger protein ATL39-like gives MSSSADLPWPARGGGVFDFGQGSALVLASYPVLLLLVLLSAFVRYVWIALALYCAILFLLSCTGRLLAGPLVVVHDEARAAVERGGLSQASIAAIPAFVYGAAAGDGEAQCAVCLEALSGGEKARRLPVCAHTFHVGCIDMWFHSHATCPVCRCHVEPPKAGKMTPLPPEPPLPPV, from the coding sequence ATGTCGTCGTCAGCGGACCTCCCGTGGCCTGCGCGCGGCGGCGGTGTCTTTGACTTCGGGCAGGGCAGCGCGCTGGTGCTCGCGTCGTACCCGGTGCTcctgctcctcgtcctcctctccgcGTTCGTCAGGTACGTGTGGATCGCGCTCGCGCTCTACTGCGCGATCCTGTTCCTGCTCTCCTGCACCGGCCGCTTGCTCGCTGGGCCGCTGGTGGTCGTGCACGACGAGGCCAGGGCGGCCGTCGAGCGGGGCGGCCTATCGCAGGCGTCCATTGCGGCTATCCCGGCGTTCGTGTACGGTGCCGCTGCCGGCGATGGAGAGGCCCAGTGCGCGGTGTGCCTGGAGGCTCTATCCGGCGGGGAGAAGGCCCGGCGGCTGCCGGTGTGCGCGCACACGTTCCACGTCGGGTGCATCGACATGTGGTTCCACTCGCATGCGACGTGCCCGGTCTGCCGCTGCCATGTCGAGCCGCCCAAGGCCGGCAAGATGACGCCGTTGCCGCCAGAGCCGCCTCTGCCGCCGGTGTAG